Within Anopheles nili chromosome 3, idAnoNiliSN_F5_01, whole genome shotgun sequence, the genomic segment TCTTGAGCCACCCCAACAGGCGTGGGCATTGTGTTTAGTGCacgaaagaggaaaaattgtttcaagGTCTATGTCATTGGGGGCCACCCAGCGGGCCCAAGGGGGCTTGTGCTGCGAGCCAATAATTGCCGTCACCGATGTGGGGTGGGAAACCAGTTCTCAACGCGCGCACGTGCCCATTCAACTTCAACATCTCCAACGAGAGCAACGAACCGGGCGAACATAAGAAAATACTACGAATGCTATGATTCAAGTCCAGGGCTACACACGGTACCGCTAGCACGGGCTTCGACGCAAACCCGCCATTTTGCAAACGGGGATGGCAGGTGAAAGGACTGGGTGAAAGAAGGGAGCGTAGAGCGACGGGgttgcgcctccatcgcgatCACGTTGTGCGAGTCTCGTGGAGCACGATCATTCAGCGGCACCGATTTTGGGGCGAACCACAGGCTGAGGTGTGAGAGATCATTTCTGGTTTTGGGTGTAGTGGGGCAAAAGACGACGCTCAAGGCTACGGAATCGTAAGGCAAAGGTGCAAAGCCCATAGATAGTGGTGGCCGCCACGCCGGCCGTTAGAGGTTGCAATAATTATTCATTCCGACCTCGTAGTAGCTTCAACGAATCGACCAACGAATGAAGCAAAGGGAGAAGTGATTTTCGCTTTAGGGTGATGATCAGGGTCACGGAGAAAATATTACTTCTAACGATAATGCATAATGGGAGTGGCGAGAGAATGGCGTTGATTCCAGCCTTCACCGGATTTATTGCTTTGTGAATATTAATaagagttgtttttttgttggtgtgctATAGTTAACAAAGAACTCGTTTGCAGGTGGTACTAATATAAATTTTGGATTGCTTGTATGCGAGGTCGCGacacaacaaaacaatgaacaacatttgaaaatgaatataCGAACAATAGTTAATTAACTTATTAAAACAAAGAATACCAGATTTTTTcaaagaaataacaaaaaacctGTACACTTTATGATtgctgtgattttttttcactcaggAACTGAAAACTGATATTTTTActgtataataaaaaaaacaatacgcCTTTGAATTATTAGCACTATAAACATTTTCAATAATGGCTTGTTAACCGATTCGCTACCCGTGTGATCAACTAATCTTGCTCTTAAATCAATTagcgaaaggaagaaataacaaaaaagatCATCATTTTCGACTTCTATTCCACCCCCGGGAATTGAGGTCACTTGGACAGGGTGTAACGGTTTCGTATTTGTTTGTCAACGCGATTTTGTTGCACGTCCAAACACGCGGTCGAGTACGTTTTATTCAAATCGAACGTTCGTATATTTGTTTTCACTACTGTATAGAGATTATAAACTTTAACGCACACTTAAGTTCAGTTGGTTGTTGCTTAGAGTCTTATGGTCTAACAGTTCCTTCGATGAAATCCTTGTTCCATCATCGAATAACATTCATCACTTCCTTGACGCATCATCGAGCACTCATTCATGCAAAGTGCTTTTAACTTTCCAGCTCCGTTTCCAATCGATCTGACTAACCAATTGGATGTTCTTGCGTTACAACCAAGTTAGTCAGAAGCAAGAACTTTCCCAGATCAGTTACTCATCCGGTGTGTGCTTTCCACTTCTTTGTTtaatgcttcatttttctgcTCAGCCAACCTAACATCCGTACCGCACTAATAAGATGCAAGAACTTTCTTAGATCAGCAACTCGCCCGGTTTTACATTAGTCTTATGAGTTGGCATCGGGTTTTCCCCGATTTGTATATAAATTTCTCTCAGTTAAGTGCTTGATGGTTTTACAGATTATAATCCATCTTCTAACAAGACGTCGATATGGCACACATGATTCACTCACGCACAGAAGCTCCAAGCCACACAAGCAGCCACATTAGCCACTTGGCACTATGAATAAAACGCACCTTTTATTTTATATGGCACAAGCAGTTCTCAACCGTGGAAACCTGCAGCACACTCTCCACGCACTAGCACTTGCGATCAACACTACGCACCGACTAATTCTTATTCATCCCGCACTGCCGCTTTTATACCGTCCCATACAGGACGCTGGCAAAGAACGTCCAATGACGAACGGACCATTCCGCCCGGTCCACCGGTCCCGGCCATCAAACTTGTTTTGTGACAAAATGGTTCtctccctttttgtttcacgttgATTGTCGGCATGGATTGCGAATGtagaagcaacgaaaaaaaaaacgcatgccTCACAGATCCACCAGCCTTTAATCCACCCAGGAGGCTgctggttttggggtgggtttttggtccGATGTTGTACCAACTTTACCCGGCCCGGCAGCTAAAAGCAGTTCGTTGCACCTGTGGTGCATCCTTCAGTGGAAGTGCCGGTTTTAATTGAGGAACGGAAGTTGTCGAGATTAATCTACTAAGTGCACCGCGCGAAGGCTGATGGAGCAAACGCGATCGTTTTATCGATCGATCTCGTATTCACGGTGACGCCTCGAATACTAACACGTCACCAAACGGAAGATATTAGATCCACGTGCTCTTGCGGTGGCATTGAGCCACGAAGGAGCGATTCTACATCaccgagagatagagagcctGCCAATTGGAAGTCCTCACGCATCGTTGTAACCCAAGGCGTTCGGTGGTTTACACGGTTCACCGATACGTGGCGATTTCCACGAGCCCATCGAGCGAAAGGTAACGCTTGCAAACCGGCCACTGGGTGGCCACTTGCAGGCGGTTCCTGCACAAGAAGGAACTCCCTGCTATCGGGGCGTATCGCCAACGACGGAATCGCAAGCTAAAGTGCTCCAGTTCATCCGACGGCGGGCAGTTGCAACCGCTGGAACCgggaaaccgaacgaaccggtATTTTTATCCCCACGGAAAGGCTGTTGGTCGCCCTTGATCTTCTGCAAGCCATATTACGCCACAGGAACGCCTCGGACCCGGGGAGGGCCGGAATCCTTCGGGCACGATTTTCAACAAAGTTCTGCCTACGATAGTCACGATATCGGTCTTCACGGGCGTTCGGTGCTCGATATAGAATAGTCGAATTCCACCCCAACCCAGGATGGATTCGAGCAAATTGTTGCAAACTGGTTTTTATTCTTCTGGAGCGTAGGTGCGGTAGAACCTTTCGAATCGTCACCCAAACTTTGCGGTGTGGAATTTCTGGTAACGTATTACGCAAAAATGGTAAATATACATTCGATACCAGCGCAGGGAGAGCAAGATCCCGTTGCTTTTCGGGGCGATTTGCGGTGGGTTGGGTTTCGGGTTTAATCTGGCGTATGCAAATAAGATGCCGTCGTCTttcccaaataaaaaaaacaaaagctcgcCCGTATCGTTCGCGCTTGAGCGTGTGCAGTGTGATCATATGCgtgatcggtggaaaaaatcGGTGCCAAACCACGCGTGCGACATCATCTGCTGGTCACCGATCTTTTGGAGCTGAAAACTATAACCGTACGGAATTAATGAGCCTCATGATCAGGTTACAGCCGCCCGCTGGAGGTCGTTGACTTTCGGCGAACTGACGAGCTTGCAAAAGCGCCCGCGAGACGCTGAGCTTTACGCTCGGCatatggagacgcccagtaaCTGCTCAAACACGCCGTGGTGGATGTTGAAGGaataaagatttttttttcgcttcactctTCCGATACCACCGCACGTTCAAAAGCGAGTCGCACTTGCCCAAAATGTCAAATGAAGCATTTGATCGTTTGCTGTTTAAGCGATCGTTCcctgttgttttattttttacctttGCTTCCAGCCCCTAAGAACCAGTTTCAATGGGCTGTAACGAGCCATTTATTGAAAGTCAATATTAAGAAAGAATCAAGGAGAAACAAATCAACTCACAAAAGTGGCCAAAATTCGATCGCACGCTGAAGCTGCAGAACAATTGAACGTGAGCGAACAGCCTGAGCAAATGTCATAGACCTCGCCCTGTGGATGATGTTCTGTATTCGTTCGTTTCAGGTTTTTCGTATTGATTCACCATCGCCTGCCTGCcaattaatatttatagtatatatatatatgcaccCGCCCCCCATCGGATACGCGCGAGTCTAGATTTATTTCACGCTCCTTCGTCGAAGACTGCAGGAGTAATAGACATTGCCaccgttgaaaaaaaataatgctcccCGGTAGTGACGTCTTGGTAAATTGTCCGGATTTTCTACTTGGTGACGACAAGCGCCGTCTTGTTTATCGATTCGCTAGCCAACCAGATTGAGTGTCAAGATCAGCAGCCTCGGTTCGAGGATGTGCGATCTGCAAGGCAGCTGTGCTATCGAAACTCGTTTGGGGAGGGAGGCCGGGTTCTTTCATTAGGGTGTGTTCGGATTGCGTAGCGGCAGATTCAACCACCGTCCCGCTACCATAAATGCATTTATCGCACCAGTCTAGAGTTCCCGAACCGGTTTGAGCTTGTTTTGACTTTCTTCGTAGCTTTGCTACTGACCGCCACGGTGTGCggctgttttgtttatttatatagtttttcttttcgcacgaTCGATGGAATAGCGTTCGATAGAACACAACATAGGAAAGGCGAAAAATAGatagaacaacaacaaaaaaaattaccgcAATATATTCGTTAACATGTCTTCCCACTACCATATACGGCGGATGTCCGTTACCATTTTATGTTGAGCgcagtgttgtttttctcgatCTGATGGTAGCTTGTATGCAGCaaacttttccttttgttAATATCGCCCTCGCTGTCGAAGAAGGTGGCGTACAGATGCTCGACGCTTCCATTCTCGGGACTGGATTGAGGCAGGGCACGGTACATGCTCTCCAGTTCGGCCGTTAATTCTCGTGCATTTTTACCTTCTTCCGGACGAATTTGCGCTCCACCGTTCAAACACCCGGACGGGCAAGCCATAATCTCGACGTAGTCGTAGGTGCTTTTGCCGCGCTTTAGCTTCTGCACCATGTTCTGAATGTTGCGAAATCCATTCGCGATCGCAAACCGAAGCAGCACTTGTCCGTTCTGCTCTAGCACCGCTTCGCGCATGTCATTATTTCGCAGGGGTTTAAACTCAACCGCGTCCAGCTGGATGTTGAACAGTTTTCTGGCCGCGTACTTGAAGATGTACTCGCTGTACCCACCGGATCCGGATGATTCGTGGCTCCAGACGAAGGTGGATGGGCGGGCGGTAGGCCATGGCCAATCTATTGGAGATTTGTCCACAAGCTGAAGCGTTTGCAGACCCAGGCTGGTTAGcatttgttcgatttcaacTGGAAAATGAAGGGCAAAAATCGTGAAAACGTTaaattatgaagaaaaaaatctctaaTGCATTTAAAACTAATCTTTAGTGTGGCGCTCGATTTCATAAATCGCTAATGAGCATTGAGTACTACTTTTAACGGATAGTGAGTTCTCCGAACGAAAATAGAGCATGTTGCGTGGTAAACCATGTTCCACTGAATCGCCACCAAGTCAAACAGAATGCCTGATGCAATACACCCATCGAACGTACAATCAGAATAACGCTTATCTACTTTTCAGAAACTTACTAGACGTTATGACACAGTCGACGTCGCGACTGTTTTGCACCTCGTTGAAAAAGTCCTCCCGGGATGCTTCGAGTTTTTTGTCGTAGCAAGGCATTACCGTCACATGATAGATACGATCGCCGGTTGTATTCAACACGCCTGCCAGATACTGCTTAATCAACACTCCCATGATCTGTTGCGGTGATCGTGTGGTTGCGATGTAAGGCAGAATGTAGCTTCCATGCGTTTTCTCCGCGTAGCACACCCAGCCCGGGCAGGACGATGCGAGCATGGGCAACGTCTTGCGGGTAGTATTGTACCGTTCGATGAATTCGTTCCGACTTTCGATAAGCGCTAAGTCATCCGCTATTTTCGTGTCTATGACCATGTCGGCACCAAGTTTCTTAAAATAACCTGCAAATATTACATGTTGGGAGGATTAGTTTTGTGCATACGGTAACTTAGATGAGCGTTTCGATTAACATTACAGCTATCTTATCTCTTACCGGCGATATGCTCGAACGTGTCTTCCGGGGCGAGATTATACTTCCGTGCCAACGACAAAATCGGTTGTTGGGATATGGTAAAGACTACAAATTTGATCTCATCCTGTTGCTGATTCAACTTGGCCATGTTATTGGCATTCATCACACGGAGAAGCTCCTCTTGACTTTGCTGGGAAATCAGCACACCTTCCGCTGAAGTGATGCATCCCGAACAAGCCAAACAGTCCGCAAGTGTGATTTCCACCTTCTCGAGCTTTTGAACGCCGCTCTATTTGAGGAAATTAAGAAATGGTTAGTTGTAACTACGTAATTGACGTTCGTCATAAAGGCCTGTACCGACGATTCCTGCACGTAGGAGCCATCATCTTGGATTGTTATCTTAGCTCCCGTCCGGCTCTTGCTCGTTTCGATTTTCACTGGCTTGATGCACTCCTGCAAAAGGTTTAGGTATTAACTTTCACAGTCTCCCTTCCCCAAGTAAGTTTCTACCATACCTGAGAAGGAGTAATGAAGTCGTCAAGATCTGTTAGTTGTAGAGCGCTGCTGAAACGCGACATGACGAGTGGATATTATGTTTACGAAAGCAgatgttttctgttttgattTCGGGTCCTATACCTGTGATTGTTTTGATGATGATCATTGATGTCACTAATGGTAGTGATGTGCATATCATATTTTCACGAAGATGGAAATTTGTTTGTACCACAATTGATGATGCTTTTGATCTATTGAAAATGTCCTAGTTTTacaaaatacgaaaaaatgaATACATGTTCCTATTTGCCATGTAGAAGAGAAAATAGCTTCAACATGTGAAACGCTTCATATCGAAGCGTTTATGCAACACGGAACTAAATAAACTGGTTCTGCTAGACGATTTTCAGAAGATGTATATATCTCGGGCATTACAACTGACAAGCCACTGTCAAAATATGAAGTTTGACGTTTCTTTGAGGCTTTCGAGAACagcaataataacaataatcgtTCGGATCTGTTAGACGTGGAAAAACGTGCTACGACCGGGCAGGTGCTGTGTAAATTGTGAAATTATTATAAGTTATTCTGTGAAAATCGCGCACTTGTCACAGAAAGTGTCAATGTTATGTGATTCACTCGCCAATGTAACTGTAGGAAATAAGTAATCCCAACGTTTGATAAGCTCCCTGGCATCTTACATCTTGAAGACGATACTGCGTAATACATAACCTTGAAATATCGAAAATTTAGGTGTAtctgaagagaaaaaacgctcCACAATATGCAAAAATGTCTGCAATCACAGAAAAACGACGAGAATCTTCAATCCTCAAATCGGCACAGTCCGCACCGGCGAATTCCACACCTACCCGGCACAAAGTGCGATTCGCACAGCTGTCCATCGAATCCGCATTGCACGATGTGCTGGAAAATAACCGGGTAGTGGAGTACGAGGAGCTACTGCAGAATCTGCGAGAAGAAAGTTTCACGGTACGTAAGGAAACGCATCCTTGGCTAGTTGACGGATATTGTATTTAATTGATTACTTTCGTTGGCTTGCAGGACAAAAAATTTATAGAAGTATTCGTAGAAGCCAAAGAAGCAGTTCCACTTATGAAACCCTACTTTGGCATGTTAGTTGATTTGCTGCTTTCGCAGCGATGGATCGATCGTTCCGACGAGGCACAGGATGCGTACAAAGAGTTTGTGGTAGAGCTGTCGATTGTGCAGAAGAATTTTTGCTCAATGACCGTAACGAAGCTGCTGAAGCTGTTTCTTCCTACAAATGAGCTACAAAAGAACATCCTACcggacgagcagcagcagcgacagCTCGCTTCGGTGCATGATCTGATAGTAAGACTGAAAAATGTGATACCGATGATATTCGACGTCGTGCTGACGCAGCTCCGAAAGCAGTTTCCCTACCACAAGAAGCCAACCCAGGAGGTGATCGGTTTCCTGTACAACGTCCTGCGGATAATGGAGTACGCCTCGATCTACTGTGATGAGCTGCTGGACATCGTGTTCTATCACCTGCTGCAAACGGACGTCAACATACCGCGTTCCGACATCGAAAACAGCGAATACGCGGACGAGGAAATGATATTCGAAATGGCCGCAGGCGAGGAGTACGACGAGAGCGACAACGAGACCATGAAACACCCGATAGCGGAAACCCTTGACTGGTTCATGGAGCTGCTGTTTAGCTACATCGAGCAAATGGTGAAGGCAGACGGTCAAGGGGATCGGATTTTCAAAATCCTGCTAAACCAGTTCGAATCACACATCCTGCCGGCCCACAACACAGACCATGCCCAGTTCGTGATGTTTTACATCTGCAGCTTCAAGATATCGTACATGGAACACTTCATCAGTTCGCTCTGGAAGAACGTGAGCAACCCGAACAAACCGCCCGGAGTGCGGCAGGCATCGGTCGGATACATTGCCAGCATGTTAGCTAGAGGCAAATTCGTTCCCTTAAAGTAAGCTAACTTCTAGTCGGGCATGTTTTGGCCTCAGCTAACCAAGCTATcacgtgttttctttctttcagcTACCTTAAGTCGATGCTGCTGGAAATGTCGCAGTGGGTGCACAGCTACATTCAACGCTGCGACTCGATGCACTACAATCAATCGCTAAAAGCACACGTCGTCTTCTACTCCGTCTGCCAGGCGATCTTCTACTTGGTGGCGTTCCGTAGCAACCACCTCACAGCGAGCGCCAAAAATCTCACGTTTCTGCATTCACTGCAGCTGTCCTCGATCGTAACCTGTCAGCTGAATCCATTGCGAGTGTGTTTGCCTACGGTGGCTACGGCGTTTGCGGGTATAACGCGGGCGTATCAGCTCGCCTACTGCCACACCATTCTGGAGCGTAACGCACGCCGTCGGTTGGCCACGGTATATCGGAACTGCACGCTGCTACCGGAGGACTGCCTGGACACGTTCTTCCCGTTCGATCCGTACATGCTGAAGAAATCTGGCAAGCGCATCGAACCGTTCTACCTACAGTACCAGGCACACGATACGGCGGAAGAGGATACGGGGGATGCGAGTGGCAGTGGAGATAATCGGCGTAAACGGTATGAATCCATCTCCGAGGACATCGACGACTTCATACCCGAAAGCAAGCGGCACAAACAGCAGCCCAGCGCTAGTGGAGTGGATTTGAACGGAGAGTTTACATACTCGTATGGAGTATCTCCGGGGTTTCAtagttaaattaaaataacgcTCCTTCAATGCAAGTATGGGCGAAAAAGCAGGCTATTCATAGAGAGCCTgtttctataaaaaaaaactgataatAAAGTACATTTATCAACCTTATTCCGAAGGTGCATCTATTGCAGGATATTTTACATTCAGCCGCTTTGTTGCATGATTTCCAGTTACTTCCGTTGTGTGGTGCGATTCGAAACCTTAACGATTATTGCAGATATGACGTGCGTGGTGGCTAAGCACGTGGGCTCCGAGAGACTGAACGGTACAACAACATTACGAGAACGGTAAAACAACCGAGTTACGTGATTGGACAAATCGATCACGCCTTGTACTATGGACGAGGCCGCGATACACCAAGACTGATTTTATTCATTGCTGTAGTTTTCGTTGATTTCGTTAAACAAACACGCAAAATGGTATAAAAAACAATGCATTTATGATGCAGAGATTTATTAGAAACAGTTTacttctttgttttgtgtgcaaaatgaaatttaagtGTACActaaaacattaaaattcGATTTTATTCTCAAAATTTTTGGCCACCAATAACTCATAGTGCTCCAAAAACGATGCGATCACCGGCGATAAAGAAGGCATGCGGATGTTCACGCGTTAGAGCAGGCGACGGTATGCGTTGATAACGCCATGCGGAGATAGTAATGAGATTTGCACATATGTGAGAGCGAAAGAGTAATACAAGTTACCAGGCTACCTCTTTGAagcatgttctcctgttattAAAGGCAGGTTTTGCCTAACAAAATCGACTTCGAAATCCTCACGCGAAATGACGTCGTTATGAGGTCGGCTTTTCTGATCGAGTGAATTTTGGCGGTTTCGGGAGTGCTGCATGAAAACGCACGAAATGCGAGTTTTGTTCCAGTTTTTGAGGGTAAATACTGATTTTAAGgaattttgtattttaaagaaTATTTAATTACAATTATATTTGACTTCATAGCATTTTCTTTGTCGTTGCTGATCATATTTAATTGCCGTACCGAATCAAAAAGCATCgccgataaaaataaaaacattatttttaatatgaCACGTGGTGACTGGCACGTGAACTCGAACTATTTTGGCGCTATTTGgctgaaaaacaataaaccaagTATATAACGTCGAGGGACGTGATTGGACCACATGATCTTGAGTTGCACTATGGGCCACATcgtcaatcaataacaccggTTTTGTTTATCACTCTAATTTCGTTACATTTCGTCGAACAAACACTCGGAATGGTATGAAAAACATTATTTCAAGCCACAGAGATTCATTACAAACAGTTCTCTTCTTAATTTTCGTGTTTAAAATGAGTTTTAGGTGcgatttaaataattaaaatcaaatttcgaTCTTAAAATAGACGACTATCAATAGCCCAAAGTGCTCCTGGGACGAGGCGATCTATagcgagagagatagcatAAGGATTGTAGTGCGTTAGAGAGGGCGACGGTATGTGCTGATAACGCTATCAGGAGATAGTAATGAGATTTGCACATGCGTCTGAGCGAGAGACAGCTATAAAATACCAGGCTACCTCTTTGAatcatgttctcctgttattAAAAGCAGGTTTTGCCTAACAAAATCGGCTTCGAAATCCTCACGCTGGATGACGTCGTTACGAGGTCGATCGGGTGAAATTGCGTTTTCGGGAGTCGCGAGTGAAAAACGCCGGTTAAACGCGGACTGGTGTAACTGGGTTTTTCGCAAATGGATTATGGATTTTCCAGTTTCATGTTAAATACATATTTGTATTTAACAcgttattatattatataaatTCCTTAATTTTATTCACCTCCGTACACGATGTATATGATCGTCTACCCAGTATGTACGAACAAAATGCtcaattttaaaatagatATGGCCTAAAAAGCGTTTCGTTATATATTAGCGTATATAATCGTATGTTCATTTAATATCACAAGCATTCTAAAAACCAGATAAATGTATAAGATCCATGTCTTATTCTGAAGAAAACAATACCTCGTCTGTACATTTTTTCAGCGCTATTCATTCGATTGCCGTTTTCTTTAAACTGTGAAATAATTTCTGCATATGCTAAGTCCTATTTGTAAATCAAGTTTGCGGACTAATAAATAAGTTATTATATAGTCAGTTATGTGAGCTAATTCAAAATGATGCGCATTTTTTATATCATAAGCAAAACGTGTAATTAAATGCAGTAATTAAATTGTAATTAAATCGTCAAGAAGACACAATGTTAACGTATATTAGTGAAACGAAATTATATGTACAAAATGTGTATAAGTTAAAGTatgtgaataaaataaaaaattcattcattaagCAACCAGAAAACTCTGTTTTTATTGCTGTTGTGGTAGTCGTTTGAATATCACAAATCGTTTCGTTCTTATCATACGTGTTTTGGGGCAGACTCAACGTAAAAATCGACAATATAGTAGAGTGAATTTTCCTTGATTCTGATTTCTGATTTTGTACGGATGCTACTATAAGTGTAACAGCATTCAGATATTTTTCCAGGATGTTGTTGCTAATTTGTTTGGTATAGTACTAGTCTTATCCTCTCAACTGCAATCCGAATTTGAACCTGCCTGTTTGTTCTAGCCATAACAACAAATAAGTCTTGTTCGTGCGCCATAGAGTTAATTTCTTTCCAAACTCTCGTAGCAATGTGTTGCCGTACGAGACCACCCCAAGAGTAGTGTTGCGGATGATGCTCGTTTTATGTGTCTATTCTCGACggccaacccaacccaacagaAGGTGCCGTTAACAGCCGTTCCCGTGTCGTTTGATATGAAGATAATTCCGTTCGTATTCGTCCCGTTTGCAACACAATTTCGGATTCCACTCACTCACTTCGAGCGATTCGATGCGATTTTAACGCCGCCAGATAAGTAGATGGAGTGTTACACTCCAACCCACGGCCCGCACTATTGTCTGTACTAATAGCACAAGGGGCACAATTTACCGACCGAGGGGGTGACGCCGTGTCTCCGAAGGTCGGCCAGGAATCCTTGCGCTTCTTTGCACCCCGACTAAGGCTACGACGTTATCTCCCCTCACGACTCTCGGCAGCGCTTTCGATTGGCTAGGACGGATGAAGTCGCTTCGGaaagggggttggaaaattccaccacgcCATGAAAACCCACAGCATGAGCACTCGTCAAACAACCGAGAAGGGCTCGATGATGGAACACGGTCGTGCCTTGCAGTGTGAATTGTGACACACCGATGAGCCGTTAGCGAAACttatttgcaataaatttgctATGGCTCATAAAACGAACGCATCCGTGAGGCCGCTCGCGGTGGCACGAAgtaaaccaaccaaaaaacacaaaaaagggtaCGGTGTCCTGACGATCCTGGCGGGAAAGAAAGCCGGGTGATGGATGCGCTctttttattgcgttttcGCCGCTCGTCAACGATTGCGGTGTTTGAATGTGTTGCTGTGAACAGTTTTCTTTTACGTTTTCGTTGAAGTAAGAATGTCTCGGGAAGATTTTGAGCTGTAGACGTTTTGGATAGGGcagtgttttcttttatcgaAATCAAAAGAACACAAACCAGCGGTCTTCACTGTAGAACACCGGCGAAGTTATGAAAGCAAAGGACAAATG encodes:
- the LOC128725361 gene encoding probable cytosolic Fe-S cluster assembly factor AGAP009023 isoform X2; translation: MSRFSSALQLTDLDDFITPSQPVKIETSKSRTGAKITIQDDGSYVQESSSGVQKLEKVEITLADCLACSGCITSAEGVLISQQSQEELLRVMNANNMAKLNQQQDEIKFVVFTISQQPILSLARKYNLAPEDTFEHIAGYFKKLGADMVIDTKIADDLALIESRNEFIERYNTTRKTLPMLASSCPGWVCYAEKTHGSYILPYIATTRSPQQIMGVLIKQYLAGVLNTTGDRIYHVTVMPCYDKKLEASREDFFNEVQNSRDVDCVITSIEIEQMLTSLGLQTLQLVDKSPIDWPWPTARPSTFVWSHESSGSGGYSEYIFKYAARKLFNIQLDAVEFKPLRNNDMREAVLEQNGQVLLRFAIANGFRNIQNMVQKLKRGKSTYDYVEIMACPSGCLNGGAQIRPEEGKNARELTAELESMYRALPQSSPENGSVEHLYATFFDSEGDINKRKSLLHTSYHQIEKNNTALNIKW
- the LOC128725361 gene encoding probable cytosolic Fe-S cluster assembly factor AGAP009023 isoform X1 — encoded protein: MSRFSSALQLTDLDDFITPSQECIKPVKIETSKSRTGAKITIQDDGSYVQESSSGVQKLEKVEITLADCLACSGCITSAEGVLISQQSQEELLRVMNANNMAKLNQQQDEIKFVVFTISQQPILSLARKYNLAPEDTFEHIAGYFKKLGADMVIDTKIADDLALIESRNEFIERYNTTRKTLPMLASSCPGWVCYAEKTHGSYILPYIATTRSPQQIMGVLIKQYLAGVLNTTGDRIYHVTVMPCYDKKLEASREDFFNEVQNSRDVDCVITSIEIEQMLTSLGLQTLQLVDKSPIDWPWPTARPSTFVWSHESSGSGGYSEYIFKYAARKLFNIQLDAVEFKPLRNNDMREAVLEQNGQVLLRFAIANGFRNIQNMVQKLKRGKSTYDYVEIMACPSGCLNGGAQIRPEEGKNARELTAELESMYRALPQSSPENGSVEHLYATFFDSEGDINKRKSLLHTSYHQIEKNNTALNIKW
- the LOC128725555 gene encoding RNA polymerase I-specific transcription initiation factor RRN3; the protein is MSAITEKRRESSILKSAQSAPANSTPTRHKVRFAQLSIESALHDVLENNRVVEYEELLQNLREESFTDKKFIEVFVEAKEAVPLMKPYFGMLVDLLLSQRWIDRSDEAQDAYKEFVVELSIVQKNFCSMTVTKLLKLFLPTNELQKNILPDEQQQRQLASVHDLIVRLKNVIPMIFDVVLTQLRKQFPYHKKPTQEVIGFLYNVLRIMEYASIYCDELLDIVFYHLLQTDVNIPRSDIENSEYADEEMIFEMAAGEEYDESDNETMKHPIAETLDWFMELLFSYIEQMVKADGQGDRIFKILLNQFESHILPAHNTDHAQFVMFYICSFKISYMEHFISSLWKNVSNPNKPPGVRQASVGYIASMLARGKFVPLNYLKSMLLEMSQWVHSYIQRCDSMHYNQSLKAHVVFYSVCQAIFYLVAFRSNHLTASAKNLTFLHSLQLSSIVTCQLNPLRVCLPTVATAFAGITRAYQLAYCHTILERNARRRLATVYRNCTLLPEDCLDTFFPFDPYMLKKSGKRIEPFYLQYQAHDTAEEDTGDASGSGDNRRKRYESISEDIDDFIPESKRHKQQPSASGVDLNGEFTYSYGVSPGFHS